The proteins below come from a single Mycobacterium parmense genomic window:
- a CDS encoding DUF4226 domain-containing protein encodes MSSLDGLVAETGRVLSDARRLFGAAPLEASLPSAQQLMAGRAAVAPVGQAAAANWQGEAATTYAATNADQVHALDRTVAADGQVNPALTHAGQAAAAGARSMDNLIAQTRAGVSALAPSTRSAAGQQQLASFLQGQLNQAKGLLQNFQQRNAEIAGTIQSADYGRLSGSHGKESPPAAPLDSRTWKPGDKRHMPYDAGPGGMGPPNFPDSPPWVDIWDRSGADDPDKVPHYFVRSDEIPGYKVYPPGALGPPTVVDERGNPDPYVQLGPNTGVWVPQSAFPGAKIYPPGSNPLPPYGYDEWLPGSGIYMWHSDLTPEPYNPSGPLGPPTYPQEGH; translated from the coding sequence ATGTCGTCACTCGATGGACTGGTGGCCGAGACAGGTCGCGTGCTCAGTGATGCTCGCCGGCTTTTCGGCGCGGCGCCCCTCGAAGCGTCGTTGCCTTCGGCGCAGCAGTTGATGGCGGGCCGAGCAGCTGTAGCGCCAGTGGGGCAGGCCGCAGCTGCCAATTGGCAAGGCGAGGCAGCGACGACCTACGCTGCGACCAACGCCGATCAGGTCCATGCGTTAGACCGCACGGTAGCCGCCGATGGCCAAGTCAATCCGGCGCTGACCCATGCCGGACAGGCCGCCGCGGCGGGAGCACGAAGCATGGACAACCTGATCGCTCAGACCCGCGCGGGGGTTAGCGCACTGGCCCCCAGCACACGTAGCGCCGCAGGGCAGCAGCAACTCGCCAGCTTTTTGCAGGGTCAGCTCAACCAGGCGAAGGGATTGCTGCAAAACTTCCAGCAGCGCAACGCTGAAATAGCCGGCACCATCCAAAGCGCTGACTACGGGCGCCTTTCCGGTAGCCACGGCAAGGAGTCACCACCTGCTGCGCCGCTGGATTCGCGCACGTGGAAGCCGGGTGATAAGCGGCATATGCCCTATGACGCCGGCCCGGGTGGGATGGGCCCGCCCAACTTTCCTGATTCGCCGCCGTGGGTTGATATATGGGACCGGTCAGGAGCAGACGACCCCGACAAAGTTCCGCACTACTTTGTCAGATCCGATGAAATCCCCGGCTACAAGGTGTATCCGCCCGGAGCCCTAGGGCCACCAACGGTCGTCGACGAACGCGGCAATCCAGACCCATATGTCCAGTTGGGCCCAAACACAGGCGTGTGGGTACCGCAGTCGGCCTTTCCGGGAGCGAAAATCTATCCGCCTGGCTCTAACCCACTGCCACCCTACGGATACGACGAATGGTTACCAGGGTCCGGGATTTATATGTGGCACAGCGATTTAACCCCCGAACCGTACAACCCTTCCGGTCCTCTGGGGCCACCAACCTATCCGCAGGAAGGCCACTAA
- a CDS encoding DUF4226 domain-containing protein, whose translation MTGWTDVALSQVLGGVSEVLGSPFPQSPAPGGPMPLDPAPTAPVTSRDQLTKLDRAKLTYMGINPDTAPMPEINQALGRDQPAAPPPPPPPPESPAPTSPAGTPPPPGLSGAGAEAAKRLDEALAKNHSALNDADDKLADALLKASSSSADGRQRLQALQQDIIDQVNKLGSSLDTATGQQQLAEFLQGKTDDILNVLKNAGLDSDSQARVLDGLSARYQALQDKKPGDDPHTKGSSGDGTGSGNPDSTGTTPGGGADSPAGTGDGTGSGNDPLLDGLASDPLMSRLGMMGGPAMGALGSLPGALGSAIPSLGGGGGGGLGDLGSAIGGALRDGGHDPDQASDEHVDSLKDPSGSHTGDDKPRDGTQPAGLHDPGDKADKGDKAGTENAGSGSTPPPSAPAAPGQTPTPSTQVQLPDQSVRTAANGALAQAGRAVLSGDSIDDAFAGANLQLPPLGSPVSSPMAPSRLQFGDVGQYTDHRVMALDKDHVWLNGQVTPIDQLDTGPNFLGWTRVSAPTATTVTSAAVAPAPAVAPAPAPPTT comes from the coding sequence ATGACGGGCTGGACCGATGTAGCGCTGTCCCAGGTGCTCGGCGGAGTATCCGAGGTATTGGGGTCACCCTTCCCTCAAAGCCCGGCGCCCGGCGGCCCGATGCCACTAGACCCGGCCCCAACGGCTCCGGTCACCTCACGCGATCAGCTCACCAAGCTCGACCGAGCCAAGCTCACTTACATGGGCATTAACCCGGATACGGCTCCGATGCCCGAAATCAACCAGGCGCTGGGCCGCGACCAACCCGCAGCGCCTCCGCCCCCGCCGCCCCCGCCGGAGTCGCCGGCGCCGACCTCCCCGGCGGGCACGCCACCGCCACCGGGACTGAGCGGGGCAGGGGCAGAAGCAGCCAAACGGCTCGACGAGGCACTGGCCAAAAATCATTCGGCGCTCAATGACGCTGACGACAAACTGGCCGACGCTCTGCTTAAAGCGTCGAGCTCTAGCGCTGATGGTCGTCAGCGGCTCCAAGCTTTGCAGCAAGACATCATCGACCAGGTCAACAAGCTGGGGTCATCGCTGGATACTGCGACCGGCCAACAGCAGCTGGCAGAGTTCTTGCAGGGAAAAACCGACGACATCCTCAACGTCCTGAAAAACGCTGGGCTGGACTCAGATTCACAAGCGCGGGTGTTGGATGGTCTCTCGGCGCGCTATCAGGCGTTGCAAGACAAGAAACCCGGCGATGACCCGCACACCAAGGGTTCGAGCGGCGACGGCACTGGCAGCGGCAACCCGGACTCAACCGGCACTACACCGGGTGGTGGTGCCGATTCTCCGGCCGGGACCGGTGACGGCACTGGCAGTGGCAATGACCCGCTACTGGACGGGCTGGCCTCAGATCCGTTGATGTCGCGGTTGGGCATGATGGGCGGGCCTGCGATGGGCGCTCTTGGCTCGCTGCCAGGTGCGCTCGGTTCAGCGATTCCCTCGCTCGGCGGAGGCGGTGGCGGCGGGCTGGGGGATTTGGGTTCGGCGATCGGTGGGGCGCTACGCGATGGCGGCCACGATCCGGACCAGGCCTCTGATGAGCACGTCGATTCGTTGAAAGACCCGTCCGGATCGCACACCGGTGACGACAAACCGCGAGATGGCACCCAGCCGGCCGGACTGCACGACCCAGGGGACAAAGCAGACAAAGGGGACAAGGCGGGGACAGAAAACGCTGGCAGCGGATCCACCCCGCCGCCGTCAGCGCCGGCAGCGCCAGGTCAGACGCCAACACCGTCGACTCAGGTCCAGCTGCCCGACCAATCGGTGCGAACCGCGGCCAATGGCGCACTCGCGCAGGCCGGACGCGCGGTGCTCTCCGGTGACAGCATCGACGACGCGTTTGCAGGGGCCAATCTTCAGTTGCCGCCGCTGGGTTCGCCGGTGAGTTCACCCATGGCACCCTCGCGGCTGCAATTCGGCGATGTGGGCCAATACACCGATCATCGGGTCATGGCTCTAGACAAAGACCATGTTTGGCTCAATGGCCAGGTCACGCCGATTGACCAGCTCGACACTGGCCCGAATTTCTTGGGGTGGACACGCGTGTCGGCCCCAACAGCGACAACGGTGACTTCGGCGGCCGTCGCCCCGGCACCGGCCGTGGCGCCCGCACCGGCGCCGCCGACCACTTAA
- a CDS encoding type VII secretion target, producing the protein MTVNEQALQVNTDDLIRWAIAHERAAEACGQARADHARTVAAAESWGPLFYEARRAAVAAVNDRETALRDQQERHGAMAQQLRAAAARMAEMNADNRANLTISTD; encoded by the coding sequence ATGACCGTGAATGAGCAGGCCTTGCAGGTCAACACCGATGACCTGATCCGATGGGCGATCGCCCACGAACGCGCCGCCGAGGCGTGCGGGCAGGCCCGTGCTGACCATGCCCGCACCGTGGCTGCGGCCGAATCGTGGGGACCGCTGTTTTACGAGGCGCGTCGTGCTGCAGTGGCCGCGGTCAACGACCGCGAGACCGCATTGCGCGACCAACAAGAGCGGCACGGGGCCATGGCGCAGCAGCTTCGCGCCGCCGCGGCGCGCATGGCGGAGATGAACGCTGACAACCGTGCCAATTTGACGATTTCCACGGATTAG
- a CDS encoding DUF2694 family protein — protein MSEAPSTDYDTVVFEVASRDESIVVAVGRSGNSLGVELQAAAMQLSDAELANRIIKLNTLAHLRSQLALRQEWEAQHVTVSSALPTKDQVASYEALIDF, from the coding sequence ATGTCTGAAGCGCCGTCGACCGACTACGACACCGTGGTGTTCGAGGTCGCAAGCCGCGATGAGTCGATCGTGGTGGCGGTGGGCCGCAGCGGCAACTCGTTAGGCGTGGAGCTTCAGGCGGCGGCGATGCAGCTCAGCGACGCCGAACTGGCTAACCGCATCATCAAATTGAACACGCTGGCTCATTTACGCTCGCAGTTGGCGCTGCGTCAGGAGTGGGAGGCTCAACACGTGACCGTGTCCAGTGCGTTGCCCACCAAGGATCAGGTTGCCAGCTATGAGGCCCTGATCGATTTCTGA